In Hemicordylus capensis ecotype Gifberg chromosome 12, rHemCap1.1.pri, whole genome shotgun sequence, the genomic stretch agtatatggcagcttcctaggttcctatgtgcCATAAATAATGATTGGGTCTGCCCAAATAACACTATGCAATGCTGTCAAGATGGGcaaatactttgcatgcagaaggtcccaggttcaatcccaagcAACATCACCTGGGAGACCCCTATCTGAAACCtatctgagctgctgccagtctgtgcagacaatccagagctaggtggaccaagggtctgactcagtatatggcagcttcctctattccctaagatctttcctggctctgtacttgagatctttttaggagaggaaagctggtctggtggtagccagcatgacttgtccccttagctaagcagggtccaccctggttgcatttgaatgggagaccacatgtgagcactgcaagagattccccctcaggggatggagccactctgggaagagcaactaggctccaagttccttccctggcagcttctccaatgagatagggctgggagagagactcctgcttgcaacctgggagaagccgctgccagtctgtgtagacactactgagctagttggacaaagggtctgactcagtagatggcagcctCCTAAGTTCATTAGGAATgtttatagctcagtggcagagtgaaTGTTTTCCCTGTGGATGTCCAAGGTTCAAGCCTTGGCTTCTCCAGGGAGGACAGGGAAAGGCCTCCatcggaaaccttggagagctgctgccagtcagagttgacaatgttgagctagttgaaccaagggtctcactcagcTGAAGGATGCTCCTTATGTCCCCAGGGCCATTTCCTGCAAGCAAATGCCTTCCTACCTGCCGGATGGCAGGTCTGTCGTGCTCTTGGACATTCTGTCCGGGCAGCTCCTTGCAGCAACGGAGGAAGTAGCGATAAAGTTGCCAGGGCCTTTTGACAAATTCTGCCCCAGGGAGGGGAGCCATCCTCCGCTCTCTGCTTCCtgaagaaaaggaggaagagtCACAATCAGGGCACAGACGTGACCAGACAACCTGAGCCACCCACACCGGGCTTGGAACAGGAACCTTGGGATTTAAAGCACTGCCGCGATATTTGGCTTGTGTAAGCAACCGACGATGGTGTTTTTAAGActgaaactggttttgttttaacttgtaacatctggTATTTTATCTATGtgtaataaagaggtcttggtggaagaattgCTTAGAGTAAATATGCACATAGCATTGGCAACTTATCAACTTGATCTTGATTTTTCCAAACCAATGGACAGGTGTGCCCTTGATTCTTCGCAGGGCTTCCAAAGATGCTAGGGTCCAGCATGTGGATCCGGAGCAGCAAAACTCTGTATATACAGTTGTCTAAACAGCACCACCCAAGTGGAATTGGAGTTCAGGGTAAGGCCCTGGGATCTCAAACCAGGACCTCCACTTTCAGTTATTGCTACTACAAATATGCTTATACTACTAtcaacaaaatttctcaaagcagttgacatagaaaaataaatctgttatatattttgaagagtttgtgggtgtgtttggCAAAAGCAAGTCATACTTCCCAGTTACCAATCCTTACGCTGAATTTAGGTGAATGCActactatttatttgtttattttattattttatttatttaacacatttgtatactgcccaaaacacaagtccctgggtggtttacaaaaaaacccaattaaaacaacacataaaaagatttaaacattacaacaatttaaaaatgaaaatgttaaaactattaaaaacgcaatgaaaacaatatctaattcgattaattaaattaatttttacaCCAGactatgctgggggaaaggtttgaaatttttatttatttttaatttttagaagagattctgaacatAATCATCAGAtgttaactgttattgttctcaacagatttttaacgcTCAATATTATCTATTCAATAATTCACAAACATCATGCTTAAGAGAAGCAGCAGAtcattctcagattcaaatttactaggaTTCAAGCTTACTActtatggtaattattcaatgaaatgaataatgtttgaagttgaaatcctgcaaatttcaaactgttcttttacttcccttttgcaagcacattaatttttttttttaaaaaaaaatctattataTATATTTGTAATTTCTTGAACTCTGCGGTAAGTGTAATTGACACAAAATGACTTAGCCGggtcaatgacaggcctcacctactagtaataGACAAATAAGTTAGTCCCCCCAGCTCAAAAGGGTTTGCAATGTAAAATGGAACGTCACACACAAAATGAAATGTCACACAGCCAGAGCCACTGTGGGTGGCTGTTAAAGGCACTTTATTCTACTGATAAAGGGTTAATCTCCtccctacataggaagctgccgcctaccgagtcagaccactgggccttctagctcagtgttatctacccagactggcagcggcttctctaaggagtctctctcggcctgaACCGGAGATGccgccaggcagggaacttggaacctcttttgcatgcaagcgcagagatgctcttcccagagcggcctcatccccaaaggggaatatctcacagtaccTAGGGGAAGGGCTTGATGACCTCATCagacagggagacccgagttcaaatccccattcagccacgaagactctgggccagtcacttctctctcagcctaacctaccacacagggttgttgtgaggataaacatcactAAGTACATAGCTCTggtctctttggaggaagaagagcaggatataaatgtgaaaacaaaacaaaacatatgctgtgctgggagtgaacTGGGCcacctgctctccccctgctaaataccgGAGTCCTCACTTAATACGACGAATACGGATACgat encodes the following:
- the LOC128336221 gene encoding LYR motif-containing protein 9-like; its protein translation is MAPLPGAEFVKRPWQLYRYFLRCCKELPGQNVQEHDRPAIRQRFKVHADEDDPARIRQIIQRAIEDADWVMGKGAHSNTLNIF